From Staphylococcus delphini, one genomic window encodes:
- a CDS encoding ribonuclease HI family protein — MAKIYFDAATKGNPGLSACGVVIVTEDERYTFTKVLDALDNHSAEWEALLFALEQAKSLAVVNALVFTDSQLIEGAVNREFVKNGRFKPYLARYLQMTHAFELAFVKWVPRAQNKAANQLAQDALYRALDRE; from the coding sequence TTGGCTAAAATATATTTTGATGCAGCAACGAAAGGCAATCCCGGATTAAGTGCATGTGGCGTCGTTATCGTCACAGAAGATGAACGCTATACATTTACAAAAGTGCTCGATGCGTTAGACAATCACAGTGCTGAATGGGAAGCGTTACTGTTTGCATTAGAGCAAGCGAAATCATTAGCGGTTGTGAATGCCTTAGTTTTTACGGATTCACAGTTAATTGAAGGTGCCGTGAATCGTGAGTTTGTGAAAAATGGACGTTTTAAACCTTATTTGGCGCGCTATTTACAAATGACGCATGCCTTTGAATTGGCGTTTGTCAAATGGGTGCCACGTGCACAAAACAAAGCTGCGAATCAGTTAGCTCAAGATGCAT
- a CDS encoding zinc-finger domain-containing protein: MLTDSEKKAIATIDQLSQQYCEHCLVKAHLRKTKGKTKAHHFCINACSIGKQIQQLGNALQ, encoded by the coding sequence GTGCTAACAGACTCTGAGAAGAAGGCCATTGCTACAATCGATCAATTGTCTCAACAATATTGTGAACACTGCTTGGTTAAAGCACACCTTCGAAAGACAAAAGGGAAAACAAAAGCACATCACTTCTGTATCAATGCGTGTTCAATCGGCAAACAAATTCAACAATTAGGCAATGCGCTACAATGA
- a CDS encoding virulence factor, whose product MEIIKVEPTPSPNTMKIILSEKRQDNHSKTYTKVSDGQPHFINAILQVEGVKSVFHVLDFIAVDKTPKADWETVLPLVTATLNQDQQQSDMVQPEPDTHFGEVKAEVLKFKNIPYQVKLTTPQEEKRQQLSDMFVNAMIETQEPHDNVVFLRKWETLGVRYGDLEDVMQSVVEEVNALYPEQVLNQLVEEAKNTDVTVPQKQYEHVTLETYQQEADWKARLRMLKSFPTPTSDDYPLLDYALNEDKVPLRREAVVLLSMIEDRETLPYLYKGLHDKSPAVRRTAGDSLSDLGFKEALPEMEKALDDPQKIVRWRAAMFLFDEGGPEQLATLKVHQNDPAYEVKLQIEMAITRIENGEEALGSVWKQIANRHQ is encoded by the coding sequence ATGGAAATTATTAAGGTCGAACCTACGCCTAGTCCGAATACGATGAAAATTATTTTATCCGAAAAAAGGCAAGACAATCATTCAAAAACTTATACGAAAGTCTCAGATGGTCAGCCTCACTTTATCAACGCCATATTACAAGTTGAAGGTGTGAAATCTGTCTTTCATGTGTTAGATTTTATTGCCGTCGATAAAACACCTAAAGCAGACTGGGAGACTGTGTTACCTCTCGTTACGGCGACGCTCAACCAAGACCAACAACAAAGCGACATGGTGCAACCTGAACCGGATACACATTTTGGTGAGGTTAAAGCTGAAGTACTTAAGTTTAAAAATATTCCTTACCAAGTGAAACTCACAACACCTCAAGAGGAAAAGCGGCAACAACTGAGCGACATGTTCGTCAATGCGATGATCGAAACACAAGAACCGCACGATAATGTTGTCTTTTTACGTAAATGGGAAACATTAGGTGTCCGATATGGTGATTTAGAGGATGTCATGCAAAGTGTCGTCGAAGAAGTCAATGCACTCTATCCTGAACAGGTTTTAAATCAACTCGTGGAAGAGGCGAAAAATACTGATGTCACAGTGCCACAAAAACAATATGAACACGTGACATTAGAAACATATCAACAAGAAGCTGATTGGAAAGCACGTTTACGTATGTTGAAGTCTTTCCCAACACCTACAAGCGATGACTATCCATTACTTGATTATGCCTTGAATGAGGATAAAGTGCCATTACGCCGTGAAGCAGTTGTATTGCTCAGCATGATTGAGGACCGAGAAACTTTGCCATACTTATATAAAGGACTGCACGATAAAAGTCCTGCAGTAAGACGAACAGCTGGTGATAGTTTAAGTGATTTAGGCTTTAAAGAGGCTTTACCTGAAATGGAAAAAGCATTGGATGATCCACAAAAAATTGTGCGATGGCGTGCAGCGATGTTTCTTTTTGATGAAGGTGGACCAGAACAACTGGCAACACTGAAAGTACATCAAAACGACCCAGCTTATGAAGTGAAGTTGCAAATTGAAATGGCGATTACACGTATCGAAAACGGGGAAGAAGCACTTGGATCA
- a CDS encoding queuosine precursor transporter — translation MYNEWLGLGSFIITFALMVVMFRLFGKSGLYAWVAIGTIIANIQVLKTVDIFTISATLGNVMFASIYLATDILNDIYGRKVAKKAVWLGFSSTFIMIIVMQVSLAFQPSEVDMAQDAMKAIFDVVPRIAFASIIAYIIGQHIDVLVFNMIKKVFRSDRTFFIRAYGSTTLSSIVDTALFVLIAFYGSLPNGVVLEIFVTTYLLKLLTTVMNVPFGYWAKSLYRRNKIKDDTL, via the coding sequence TTGTATAATGAATGGTTAGGTTTAGGGTCGTTTATCATCACTTTCGCACTGATGGTAGTGATGTTTCGACTTTTTGGTAAATCAGGTTTGTATGCTTGGGTTGCGATAGGCACGATTATCGCCAACATCCAAGTGCTTAAAACAGTAGATATTTTTACAATTTCTGCAACGTTAGGAAATGTGATGTTCGCATCCATTTATCTTGCAACAGACATTTTGAATGATATTTATGGTCGTAAAGTCGCGAAAAAAGCGGTTTGGCTCGGCTTTTCGTCTACTTTTATTATGATTATCGTAATGCAAGTGTCGCTCGCGTTTCAACCGAGTGAAGTCGACATGGCGCAAGATGCTATGAAAGCAATTTTTGATGTCGTTCCACGTATCGCTTTCGCATCCATTATCGCCTATATTATTGGGCAACATATCGATGTACTCGTCTTTAACATGATTAAAAAAGTATTTCGTTCAGATCGCACCTTTTTCATTCGTGCATACGGAAGTACAACGTTAAGTTCGATTGTGGACACAGCACTATTCGTATTGATTGCTTTTTATGGTAGTTTACCTAACGGCGTCGTACTAGAAATATTCGTCACGACGTATTTATTAAAATTATTAACGACTGTAATGAACGTCCCATTCGGTTATTGGGCAAAGTCACTTTATCGTCGCAACAAAATTAAAGACGATACTCTATAA